In the genome of bacterium, the window GGGTCGGAATCGAGGATTTCGGTCAGCAGGGACCTCACGACGGCCGAATCGTCGACTATCAGAACGCGGAGTTTTGCCATCCCCCCCCCTTGCCCTCAGAAGAGTTCAACATCGCCACCGACCGGCTTCTTCTCGAGATCTGACTGGTATGCGCGTTCTCGTCGCTCGATCGTGTCGTTGTTGACGGTACGTAGTTTCATCATCCGCACTTTTCCGGTTTGCGGGAAATAGTAGACCTTGCGCGGGTAGTCATCGCCAAGGTCTTCGCTCAAGATTGCCATCTGTTCTTCACGCAGAAACTCGCGCACGAAACTGATGTTCTGGGCGCCGATATCCGTCATCGTCGCAAGGACTCGACCTCCCCCGAACACCTTGACCTCGAGACGCTTCTTCTCGCCTCCGTACTTGAGAATCTCATTGATCAGCTGTTCCATGGCATAGGTTCCGTAACGCGTAGCCTTGCCATCGTTCCAACTGCTCGATGCGTCCGACTTATTGAAAGGAAGCATGAAGTGATTCATGCCGCCGATCCGAACCGCAGGATCGCGAATACAGGCCGAAACACACGAGCCCAGCACGGTGACTATCGCTTCATCGCATTTCGTCACGTAGAACTCTCCCGGCTTGATCTTGGCCGCGTGTTGACTCAAACGGCGATCCCAGTAGCGGTCGATGTCCGCAAAACCGCGAAGTGCCTTGGGCGGAGCAGGCTTACTCATGCAACCCTACGATAGATATTGCGTCCGCGGAATTCGAAGCGCTTGTTGCTACCCGTCATGCTCTCCGAATGGCCTAGAATAAGTTTCCCGCCGACGGGAAGAAGATCGGCATAGCGATCAAAGAGACGCTCCTGTGTCGGCTTGTCGAAATAGATGATCACGTTCCGACAGAAGATCACATCAAATGGACCGCGCATCGGCCAGCTCTCCATGAGATTGAGCTGGCGGAATTGAATCAACTCCCGAAGCTCAGGTGCCGCACGCGCTGTCCCGGCATTGCTCCCACGCCCCTTCCAGAAGAAGCGCCGTCGGCGTTCCGCCGACACGCCATCGAGTTTGTCGAGCACGTAGACGCCCTTTTTGGCGGTGGCCAGAATATCGGTATCCAAGTCGGTAGCCAGTATCTTGACGTCCCAACGGGGTGATGCCGGAATCGTCTCGCGCAAGACCATGGCAATCGAGTAGGGTTCGGGTCCGCTCGAACAACCTGCGGACCAGATGCGAATTCTTCGTTCCTGGTTCCCCGCCTGCATCAACTCCGGGAGTATGACTTTGGACAGTTCTTCGAAGTGATGATTCTCTCGAAAAAAGGACGTCAGGTTCGTCGTGATCGCGTTGATGAAGGTCGTGGCCTCATCACCTTCTCTGCGCTCGACTAGAGGCAGGTACTCCGAGAAGGAATGGAGCCCGAGTTTCCTCAACCTGCGGGCGAGCCGAGCATAGACCATGTCACGCTTCATGTCCGAGAGCGAAATCCCTGTCCGCTCGATCACGAGGGAGCGGATTTCACTGAAATCGCGATCTGTGAACTGAAACTCGCGCGAGGACTCGGCTGTCATCGGGTACCACCCGGATCCCGTTGCGAAAGGGAATCAATCGGAGAATGTTCGTGAAGGGCTTTCAAGATGTACTTTCGGTCGAAACGATGAGTTCTCACGGGTGCTAGTCGTCGATGTCCAACCATCAGACTTCTTCCGCGGATCCCTCCTCGGCCTCTTCCTCGGTTACCGGCTCGGATTGCACGACACGCGCCAGTTCTTTCGCGCTCAGAATCATGTCGATATCGAGAACGATGATCATCTTCTCGTCCATCGTCGCGAGACCGCGCGCGAACTCGGACTTCATTCCCATGCCGAAATCCGGAGCGGGCTTCATGTGCTCACTACCGATGTTGTAGACATCGGAAACTGCATCGACGACGACTCCCATCACGCGGTGTTCCTCGCCGTCCTCGACCCGCAACACCACGACCACCGTCGTACGTCCGTACTCGACTTCTTCGAGACCAAAGCGGTGACGGAGATCGATGATCGGAACGATCGTGCCACGAAGATTGATCACTCCACGCACATACGAGGGAGTGTTGGGGATCTTCGCGGCCTTCTCCCAGCCGCGGATCTCCTGGACCCGAAGGATATCGACTCCATACTCCTCGCCGGCTAGCATGAAGGTCAGGTACTGGCCCGCATTTTCGTCGACTTCGTGATCTGCGGGAAGTATCTGCGTCGAACTCTCGGCTGCGTTCATTGACTGTCTCCTTGAGCAGCCGAATCACTTTCGGCTGGCTCGGCTACCGCTTCACAGGACCGGGAAACCTCGCCCGTCTTGACTGACGCCTCGGGAATCCGATTCTTTGCGAGTTCGATCAGGCCCGCGATGTCGACGATCAAGGCTACGGTTCCATCACCCAGAATCGTGGCGCCTGCCAGGCCCGGAACATCTCCGAAGTTGTCTTTCAGGCTCTTGATCACGACCTGCTGCTGGCCGAGAAGATCGTCTACCAGCAAGCCTGACTTGCTCCCAGAACCCTCCACCACGACGAGCAGACCGTTGTCGATTCCTTGTCGATCGGGAAGGACATCGAACAGATCGTATAGACGGACGATGGGAATCGCCTCTTCGCGCAGGCGGTAGATCTCGGCAGAGCCAGTGATGACGTTTACGAACTCGGGCTTGATCTGGAGTGATTCGACAATCGAGATCAGCGGAATGACAAAAGTCTCGGAGCCGATTCTTACGAGTTGACCGTCGAGGATTGCAAGGGTCAGGGGCAGTCGAATCGTAAATGTACTACCGACGCCCTTTGTCGAATCAACCGCTACAGTTCCGCCAAGCTCTCTGATGTTTCGGCGCACGACATCGAGACCGACGCCCCGTCCAGAAACATCGCTGACCTTCTCGGCCGTCGAAAAACCGGCCTGGAATAGCATGTCAAAGAGCTGCGAGTCTGTCGGGTTGTCCTCTTCCGTGATCAGACCATTCTTGAGTGCCTTCGCGCGGATGCGATCGGGATCGAGACCTCCCCCGTCGTCGCCCACTTCGATGACGATGTTGCCACCCTGGTGAAAGGCATTGAGAACAATCTTGCCCGTCTCGGATTTTCCTGCTGCAACGCGTTGATCAGGTTTCTCCAGGCCGTGGTCCAGAGAGTTGCGGATCAGATGTACGAGCGGGTCGGCGAGTTTCTCGAGGACCGTCTTGTCGACCTCTGTCGCCTCTCCGATGAGTACCAGTT includes:
- a CDS encoding chemotaxis protein CheW, producing MNAAESSTQILPADHEVDENAGQYLTFMLAGEEYGVDILRVQEIRGWEKAAKIPNTPSYVRGVINLRGTIVPIIDLRHRFGLEEVEYGRTTVVVVLRVEDGEEHRVMGVVVDAVSDVYNIGSEHMKPAPDFGMGMKSEFARGLATMDEKMIIVLDIDMILSAKELARVVQSEPVTEEEAEEGSAEEV
- the cheD gene encoding chemoreceptor glutamine deamidase CheD, which produces MSKPAPPKALRGFADIDRYWDRRLSQHAAKIKPGEFYVTKCDEAIVTVLGSCVSACIRDPAVRIGGMNHFMLPFNKSDASSSWNDGKATRYGTYAMEQLINEILKYGGEKKRLEVKVFGGGRVLATMTDIGAQNISFVREFLREEQMAILSEDLGDDYPRKVYYFPQTGKVRMMKLRTVNNDTIERRERAYQSDLEKKPVGGDVELF
- a CDS encoding protein-glutamate O-methyltransferase CheR — encoded protein: MTAESSREFQFTDRDFSEIRSLVIERTGISLSDMKRDMVYARLARRLRKLGLHSFSEYLPLVERREGDEATTFINAITTNLTSFFRENHHFEELSKVILPELMQAGNQERRIRIWSAGCSSGPEPYSIAMVLRETIPASPRWDVKILATDLDTDILATAKKGVYVLDKLDGVSAERRRRFFWKGRGSNAGTARAAPELRELIQFRQLNLMESWPMRGPFDVIFCRNVIIYFDKPTQERLFDRYADLLPVGGKLILGHSESMTGSNKRFEFRGRNIYRRVA